Proteins co-encoded in one Gouania willdenowi chromosome 1, fGouWil2.1, whole genome shotgun sequence genomic window:
- the LOC114477009 gene encoding high-affinity choline transporter 1-like: protein MLQQHLQVQPDITFKRQTQTRLGMALNVPGVVALVLFYLLVLGTGLWAAWKSKKAERNRHGDQTEMILLGDRNINLLVGVFTMTATWVGGGFILGLSEAVYTPNMGLIWALMPLQYSVSFIIGGLLFAKPMRDQKYISLLDPFQIKYGRVLSGALVLPCLLMDLLWVSGTLLALGGTMTVILELPYSYSVWISAAVAIIYTLLGGLYSVAYTDVIQLILVFISLWLCVPFVLMSDLTVNIAQTAFNNTLTEPWVGTLKQDDVWMWLDNFLMLALGSVSFQSFQQRTLSAASSRTAQLTCFGAAFLIIILGIPPVLIGAVASSTDWNMTTYGSPAPHVRGEQALALPLTLQNLAPPYISIIGIGAVAAAVMSSTDSALLSATTVFSTNIYKNVLRTQASDREMQWVIRVTVVVVGLLGTSISFSTDSTLMLWLLGADVSYTLIFPHLVGVLFFNVVNGYGATVGYVLGLTLRVLFGENAIGLSVVLQLPGCMLVDGIYVQKAPVRTVTMVCTLGTIVVCSWLAQWVINHGLVPEQWDVFKVKKNFIQSVKEEVAESTEEEEEESGKDEEQKETQLGVELEPIMHNMI from the exons atgcttcaacagcacctccaggtccaacctgACATCACcttcaag AGGCAGACACAGACTAGACTGGGCATGGCTCTGAACGTTCCCGGGGTGGTAGCCTTGGTTCTGTTCTACCTTCTGGTTCTGGGCACGGGCCTTTGGGCCGCCTGGAAGTCCAAGAAGGCTGAGAGGAACAGACACGGGGACCAGACGGAGATGATTCTCCTCGGAGACAGGAACATCAACCTGCTGGTGGGGGTGTTCACCATGACGG CGACGTGGGTCGGTGGAGGATTCATCCTGGGGTTGAGCGAGGCCGTCTACACCCCCAACATGGGCTTGATCTGGGCTCTGATGCCTCTGCAATACTCAGTCTCCTTTATTATCG GTGGACTTTTATTCGCTAAGCCAATGAGAGACCAGAAATACATCAGCCTTCTGGATCCGTTCCAGATCAAGTATGGCCGAGTCCTGAGTGGAGCTCTGGTGTTGCCATGTCTGCTGATGGACCTGCTGTGGGTGTCCGGCACCCTGCTGGCTTTGG GTGGAACCATGACTGTGATACTGGAGCTGCCGTACAGCTACTCAGTGTGGATCTCTGCAGCCGTGGCCATCATCTACACGTTGTTAGGAGGACTTTACTCTGTGGCCTACACCGACGTCATCCAGCTCATCCTCGTATTCATTAGTTTG TGGTTGTGCGTTCCTTTCGTTCTAATGAGCGATTTGACCGTCAACATCGCTCAGACTGCGTTCAACAACACGTTAACTGAACCCTGGGTCGGCACTTTGAAGCAAGACGATGTTTGGATGTGGCTCGATAACTTTTTGATGCTG GCTCTTGGCAGTGTGTCCTTCCAGTCCTTCCAGCAGAGGACGCTCTCCGCTGCTTCATCTCGTACTGCACAGTTGACCTGCTTTGGTGCTGCCTTTCTAATAATCATACTGGGAATCCCCCCTGTGCTGATTGGAGCTGTGGCTTCATCCACTG ACTGGAATATGACCACGTACGGGTCTCCAGCTCCACACGTGCGTGGCGAGCAGGCATTGGCTCTCCCGCTGACTCTGCAGAATTTGGCCCCGCCCTACATCTCCATCATCGGGATTGGAGCCGTGGCTGCTGCCGTCATGTCGTCCACAGACTCCGCCCTCCTGTCTGCCACCACCGTGTTCTCCACCAACATCTACAAGAACGTCCTGCGCACTCAG GCCTCGGACCGTGAGATGCAGTGGGTGATCCGGGTcacggtggtggtggtgggtcTTCTCGGCACCTCCATATCCTTCTCCACCGACAGCACGCTGATGCTGTGGCTTCTGGGGGCCGACGTGTCCTACACGCTCATATTCCCCCATCTGGTTGGCGTGCTCTTCTTCAACGTGGTCAATGGTTACGGGGCGACGGTGGGCTACGTGTTGGGCCTCACCCTCAGGGTGCTGTTTGGGGAAAATGCCATCGGGCTCTCCGTAGTTCTCCAGCTCCCTGGCTGCATGCTGGTGGACGGCATTTATGTCCAGAAGGCCCCCGTTAGGACGGTGACCATGGTCTGCACATTGGGGACCATCGTGGTGTGTTCCTGGCTGGCTCAGTGGGTCATTAACCACGGTTTGGTACCAGAGCAATGGgatgttttcaaagtgaagaaGAATTTTATTCAATCTGTAAAGGAGGAAGTAGCTGAGAGcacagaggaggaagaggaggagtctGGGAAAGATGAAGAACAGAAAGAGACGCAGCTCGGAGTTGAATTAGAACCGATCATGCACAATATGATCTGA